A section of the Tepidanaerobacter syntrophicus genome encodes:
- a CDS encoding copper amine oxidase N-terminal domain-containing protein: MKTTGLRSFAALLAGLMVLMSAALPVTADVKIPTLMVDGQLMSPASPLCWDNESILISLEELAAYLNASFQWNEAEGTTWIQKNGRTIFFRPSTGEVRKNGEPVSVPVSPRLINDTFYVPLRFVAENLGVTVVWDNSAYQVQIITGERHTPPERISDETFNAVVAYTDKGNLWLLDGRKRDVLPKQLTESGYAELIGWSANGEWLAYKYASSESTPPYLWVVRADGKTAGQVDTEPIYGDPLWSPKDNKIAYTVMKDSADGYIPASIVRYADIAAEGIKVNTLLEKDFISIPSLAWHPSGESITISFPRTVEQTPTLVQANLTGEQTVLYTLKDEAPVDLEGIYSWAFISLKWSPDGRYLAYHLGVNSASLTADGVETGVLNVKTGQSFNLSGGLNYLQWLAFSPDNTKLAYIAGGGRDAMLNKRLEIVDLISGKITDYSQKGYADTQPIWLSNKTNELLFCRGPEAETLYQSEILPGTLAPGQRIYKLDNDGNAVPVTAGPADTADYFPNPSPSGEEIIFLRLERYDQGSLYLQPINAPEEAVEILRGLRGRPGYYGNYYPDWISVHWFE, from the coding sequence ATGAAAACAACTGGACTGCGCAGCTTTGCCGCTTTGCTGGCAGGGCTTATGGTATTGATGTCAGCAGCACTGCCTGTAACAGCTGATGTCAAGATACCGACGCTTATGGTGGACGGTCAGCTTATGTCACCGGCATCGCCTCTTTGTTGGGACAATGAATCGATTTTAATATCATTAGAAGAGCTCGCTGCATATCTTAATGCCAGCTTTCAGTGGAATGAGGCCGAGGGAACAACCTGGATTCAAAAAAACGGACGCACGATTTTCTTTCGGCCTTCTACGGGAGAAGTGCGCAAAAATGGAGAGCCAGTTTCCGTCCCGGTATCTCCTCGATTGATCAATGACACGTTCTATGTGCCGCTTCGCTTCGTAGCGGAAAATCTAGGAGTCACTGTAGTCTGGGATAATAGCGCTTATCAGGTTCAGATTATTACAGGCGAGCGCCACACTCCACCGGAACGGATAAGTGATGAGACGTTTAATGCTGTAGTAGCATATACCGATAAAGGCAATTTGTGGCTGCTTGACGGGCGGAAACGAGATGTTCTGCCAAAGCAGCTTACAGAGTCAGGCTATGCGGAATTAATAGGCTGGTCAGCCAACGGTGAATGGCTTGCCTATAAATATGCAAGCAGTGAAAGCACACCCCCTTATTTATGGGTGGTTCGGGCTGATGGAAAGACTGCAGGTCAGGTGGATACGGAGCCTATTTACGGTGACCCGCTATGGTCTCCTAAGGATAACAAGATAGCCTATACTGTCATGAAAGACAGCGCTGATGGCTACATTCCGGCGAGCATTGTTAGATATGCCGATATTGCAGCGGAAGGAATCAAAGTCAATACCTTGCTGGAAAAAGACTTCATTTCAATTCCATCTTTAGCTTGGCATCCGAGCGGGGAAAGCATAACTATTTCTTTCCCGCGCACCGTAGAGCAAACGCCTACGCTGGTGCAAGCAAACCTTACCGGCGAGCAGACTGTGCTTTATACTCTAAAAGATGAAGCGCCCGTGGATCTCGAGGGCATTTATAGCTGGGCCTTTATTAGTCTAAAATGGTCGCCGGACGGTCGCTACCTTGCCTATCATCTTGGAGTGAATTCCGCCTCCCTCACAGCCGATGGCGTTGAAACGGGCGTGCTAAATGTTAAAACCGGCCAATCCTTTAACTTGAGCGGCGGTCTAAATTATCTCCAATGGCTGGCATTTTCCCCGGATAACACAAAACTGGCCTATATTGCCGGCGGAGGCCGGGATGCCATGCTCAACAAGCGCTTGGAAATAGTTGATCTTATCAGCGGCAAGATTACTGATTACAGTCAAAAGGGCTATGCGGATACCCAACCCATATGGCTTTCGAATAAAACTAATGAACTACTCTTTTGCCGCGGCCCTGAAGCCGAGACCCTATACCAATCGGAAATTTTGCCGGGGACTTTGGCTCCCGGCCAGCGGATTTATAAGCTGGACAATGATGGCAATGCCGTGCCTGTTACAGCAGGACCCGCCGATACAGCCGACTATTTTCCCAACCCATCGCCCTCTGGGGAAGAAATTATCTTTCTGCGATTGGAGCGCTACGATCAAGGGTCGCTTTACTTACAGCCGATAAATGCGCCGGAAGAGGCGGTGGAGATTTTGCGGGGCTTAAGAGGCAGGCCCGGTTACTATGGAAATTATTACCCAGATTGGATTAGCGTCCATTGGTTTGAGTAA
- a CDS encoding helix-turn-helix domain-containing protein — protein sequence MIESKIIRSLRQKRNMTLEDLARQTGLSVSYLSEVERGKKQPSLETLEKISQALNISRDALLSPTSPANTSGLGAKISIIREEKGMSLSELAEKANISPSYLCQIENSKVMPALSTLKNIAAALDVEPELLMASTSFVGYKIKKIRRERNITQAQLAKKAGVSTGLIGQIESGKVEPSIKTLEKIAAALSLSPCFFVSEDDELTSTLKSMNPEIRELLNDPRVRSALELLADCSTEEFTFILKFIQLYKEHRRV from the coding sequence ATGATAGAGAGCAAAATTATTCGGAGCCTTCGTCAAAAGCGAAATATGACATTAGAAGATTTGGCCCGGCAGACGGGTCTTTCAGTTTCTTACCTTAGTGAAGTTGAACGAGGCAAGAAACAGCCTTCATTGGAGACCCTTGAAAAAATCTCGCAAGCCTTGAATATTTCTCGTGATGCACTTCTTTCTCCAACCAGTCCGGCAAATACCAGCGGACTTGGAGCAAAGATTTCTATTATTCGAGAGGAAAAAGGCATGTCTCTTAGCGAGCTTGCTGAAAAGGCCAATATCTCGCCAAGCTATCTTTGCCAAATTGAAAACAGCAAGGTAATGCCGGCGCTTTCTACTTTGAAGAATATAGCCGCCGCTTTAGATGTAGAACCGGAACTTCTCATGGCTTCCACCAGTTTTGTCGGCTACAAGATAAAAAAGATACGGCGGGAGCGAAATATCACCCAAGCACAGCTTGCAAAGAAAGCCGGAGTATCTACCGGTCTTATAGGTCAGATTGAAAGCGGAAAGGTAGAGCCTTCTATTAAAACTCTAGAAAAAATCGCTGCAGCGCTTTCCCTTTCGCCGTGCTTTTTTGTTTCAGAGGATGATGAGCTTACGTCTACATTGAAATCTATGAATCCTGAAATAAGGGAACTCTTAAACGATCCTCGGGTCCGGTCAGCTCTTGAACTTTTGGCCGACTGCAGTACCGAAGAATTTACTTTTATCCTAAAGTTTATTCAGCTTTACAAGGAACATAGGCGTGTTTAA
- a CDS encoding NAD(P)/FAD-dependent oxidoreductase yields the protein MSKTDTAKIYVVGGGASGILAALSARYSGANVTILERNPRIGKKILATGNGRCNYTNVNTDIKYYHGKNPEFAYGALSAFNVQQTMGFFEKLGIVPRIEDAGKVFPMSDQASSVLDVLLYELNRAGVNVICNTFVKDIKKTKRGFMLRLEDGRILEASKVILACGGKAMPSSGSDGNGFEIAKKLGHPVVDIFPALVQLKLEGDFFKQIEGVKFVGTAEVMEGSKSIVKDRGDILFANYGISGPPILQISRKAGELINAKREAVLKVSIIDDMSENELDEFLAKRFRNMPEKPLDFSLVGFINKRLIPVILRQAGIGEIKKPVCNVSTAERAKIAKILTDWRFKITGTRSWPSAQVTAGGVDTTTINPYTLESTLVKGLYFCGEIIDIDGACGGFNLQWAWSSGYLAGKSASCAPN from the coding sequence TTGTCCAAAACAGATACAGCAAAAATATATGTTGTGGGGGGCGGAGCTTCCGGCATATTGGCAGCCCTTTCAGCTCGCTACAGCGGCGCAAATGTTACTATATTGGAACGCAATCCGCGAATAGGCAAGAAAATCCTTGCTACGGGCAACGGAAGGTGTAACTACACTAATGTAAATACAGATATAAAATATTATCATGGCAAAAATCCGGAATTTGCTTATGGCGCACTGTCGGCTTTTAATGTACAGCAAACCATGGGCTTTTTTGAAAAGTTAGGTATTGTTCCCCGCATCGAAGACGCAGGAAAGGTATTTCCTATGTCTGATCAAGCTTCAAGCGTTTTAGACGTCCTTTTATATGAGCTGAATCGAGCAGGCGTAAATGTCATATGCAATACTTTTGTCAAAGACATAAAGAAAACAAAGCGAGGCTTTATGCTCCGGCTTGAAGATGGACGAATTTTAGAAGCAAGCAAAGTAATACTTGCCTGTGGCGGTAAAGCCATGCCTTCTTCCGGTTCAGACGGAAATGGATTTGAGATTGCTAAAAAATTAGGCCACCCTGTAGTTGATATATTTCCTGCCCTCGTGCAGCTAAAACTTGAAGGGGATTTTTTTAAACAGATTGAAGGGGTAAAATTTGTAGGAACGGCCGAAGTTATGGAAGGCAGCAAGAGTATTGTAAAAGATAGAGGCGACATACTTTTTGCAAATTATGGCATCTCCGGTCCTCCTATTTTGCAGATTAGCCGTAAGGCAGGGGAATTAATAAATGCGAAAAGGGAAGCTGTGCTTAAAGTTTCAATAATAGATGATATGAGCGAAAATGAATTAGATGAGTTTCTTGCAAAACGTTTTCGCAATATGCCTGAAAAACCTCTTGATTTTAGTCTTGTGGGCTTTATAAATAAGCGACTGATACCTGTTATATTAAGGCAGGCAGGGATTGGTGAAATAAAAAAGCCCGTCTGCAATGTTTCTACGGCAGAAAGGGCTAAAATCGCAAAAATTTTAACGGATTGGAGATTTAAAATTACAGGCACCAGATCCTGGCCCAGCGCTCAGGTCACGGCAGGCGGCGTGGATACAACAACTATCAATCCATACACATTGGAATCCACGCTTGTAAAAGGTCTTTACTTTTGCGGTGAAATAATCGACATAGACGGCGCCTGCGGCGGCTTTAATTTACAGTGGGCTTGGTCTTCCGGTTACCTCGCCGGCAAATCTGCCTCATGTGCGCCAAATTAA
- the rpe gene encoding ribulose-phosphate 3-epimerase: MTIEISSSLMCADLLNLESEILKLEKAGTDMFHMDIMDGHFVNNLALSIDLLKAIRSVSTTPLEAHLMVENPLNYIEKAKKAGADIISVHLESTPHIHKALKEIRECNMKAGIAINPGTSHLLIEPLLEETDFILTMAVNPGFAGQEFIKSTVNKVYKINEMLKENHLTNIKIEVDGNINSETIPPLYNAGARIFVGGTSGIFFGDRNYERNIENLKNSIK; the protein is encoded by the coding sequence ATGACTATAGAAATTTCTTCTTCATTAATGTGCGCGGATTTATTGAATTTGGAAAGCGAAATTTTAAAACTGGAAAAAGCCGGAACTGATATGTTCCACATGGATATAATGGATGGACATTTCGTAAATAATCTGGCACTGAGCATTGACCTTTTGAAGGCTATCCGAAGTGTATCTACTACTCCCTTAGAAGCACACCTGATGGTTGAAAATCCTTTAAATTATATTGAAAAGGCAAAAAAGGCCGGTGCCGATATAATAAGCGTTCATCTGGAATCTACACCGCATATCCATAAAGCCCTCAAAGAAATAAGAGAGTGCAATATGAAAGCGGGAATAGCAATTAACCCCGGGACGTCCCACCTTCTTATAGAGCCTTTATTAGAAGAAACAGACTTTATTTTGACAATGGCAGTAAATCCCGGGTTTGCAGGGCAAGAGTTTATAAAATCTACAGTTAATAAGGTATATAAAATAAATGAAATGTTAAAAGAAAATCATTTAACAAATATTAAGATAGAGGTTGACGGAAATATAAACTCTGAAACGATACCGCCGCTTTACAACGCAGGAGCAAGGATATTTGTAGGCGGTACATCTGGAATATTTTTTGGCGACAGAAATTATGAACGAAATATAGAAAACCTAAAAAACTCAATAAAATAG
- a CDS encoding 1-propanol dehydrogenase PduQ, with translation MVNWRGSFCVPTRIHYGLGSLEVLAQIGIKNALIVSDPFLVKSGMIKNVTEQLDKANISYTIFSDVVPDPTVAVVVSGVAAAQKILPETIIAFGGGSAIDTAKGILYFYACINEEKNEESKPRLIVIPTTSGTGSEVTDFAVITDEKAKAKIPLRDKKLMPNHAILDANLVRSLPPTVTADTGIDVLTHAIEAYVSTLASDFTDALAEKAIRIVFDYLPKSYQNGNDDEARVRMHDASTLAGMAFTHTSLGINHSMAHALGGRFHIPHGRANGILLPYVIDYNSKEEKAAVRYAEISRLLGLNYMSDIYAAKELRNMVIKLKENLEMPSCFKETGIPEADFLASIEALAATAMRDSCTQTNPRVPTQEDLEKLFKKAYYGN, from the coding sequence ATGGTAAATTGGAGAGGAAGTTTTTGTGTTCCGACAAGGATACATTATGGGTTAGGCTCTCTAGAGGTATTAGCTCAAATAGGTATCAAAAATGCATTGATTGTTTCAGACCCCTTTTTAGTAAAATCAGGAATGATAAAGAACGTGACAGAACAATTAGATAAGGCAAATATTAGCTATACAATCTTTAGCGATGTAGTTCCTGATCCTACCGTTGCGGTAGTTGTAAGTGGAGTTGCAGCAGCGCAGAAGATTTTGCCTGAAACCATTATTGCTTTCGGTGGAGGTTCTGCCATAGACACTGCCAAGGGCATACTCTATTTTTATGCTTGTATTAATGAGGAAAAAAATGAAGAGTCTAAGCCCAGGCTGATTGTAATACCGACTACCAGCGGCACAGGCTCAGAAGTTACTGATTTTGCAGTAATTACAGACGAGAAAGCAAAAGCCAAAATTCCTTTAAGAGATAAAAAATTAATGCCAAATCATGCGATTTTAGACGCAAATCTTGTGCGTTCATTACCCCCTACAGTAACGGCAGATACAGGGATAGATGTCTTGACTCACGCCATAGAAGCTTATGTCTCCACCCTGGCATCGGATTTTACAGATGCACTTGCCGAAAAAGCCATAAGAATAGTTTTTGATTATCTGCCGAAGTCTTATCAAAATGGCAATGATGATGAAGCAAGAGTCAGGATGCATGATGCCTCAACTCTGGCGGGTATGGCCTTTACTCACACGTCCCTAGGCATAAATCACAGCATGGCCCATGCCTTAGGAGGAAGATTTCACATACCTCATGGCAGAGCAAATGGCATACTTCTTCCTTATGTCATAGATTACAACAGCAAAGAAGAAAAAGCCGCTGTAAGATATGCCGAGATATCCAGGCTTTTAGGACTAAACTATATGTCGGATATATACGCTGCAAAAGAGCTCAGAAATATGGTTATAAAGCTTAAAGAAAATCTAGAAATGCCGTCGTGTTTCAAGGAAACCGGAATTCCTGAAGCAGATTTTTTAGCCAGCATAGAAGCTCTTGCAGCAACAGCTATGAGGGATTCTTGCACGCAAACAAACCCCAGGGTGCCAACCCAAGAGGATTTAGAAAAACTTTTTAAGAAAGCCTATTACGGAAATTAA
- a CDS encoding permease, which yields MAWNFIQNQVLGLKWLNTLIGNILVRLGLDIESKVGGSLQFFLYDTLKITFLLCILIFIISYIQSYFPPERSKKIMGKFSGIWANCMAALLGTVTPFCSCSSIPLFIGFTSAGLSLGVTFSFLISSPMVDLGSLVLLMSIFGTKIALAYVVLGLVVAVAGGTLIEKLQMEKYIEEFIVKAGRVDIESPDLTQSQRLLYAREQVSSTFKRVFPYILVGVGIGSIIHNWIPESFIENILGDNNPFGVIIATLIGVPIYADIFGTIPIAEALLYKGAQLGTVLSFMMGVTTLSLPSMIMLRKAIKPRLLTVFIGICTFGIILVGYIFNIFQYIFI from the coding sequence ATGGCATGGAATTTTATTCAAAATCAGGTCCTGGGCCTTAAGTGGCTAAATACATTGATTGGAAATATATTAGTAAGGCTCGGATTGGATATAGAAAGCAAAGTAGGCGGCAGTCTTCAGTTTTTCTTGTATGACACATTAAAGATTACTTTTCTCTTGTGTATCCTTATTTTTATAATTTCCTATATACAAAGTTATTTTCCTCCGGAACGCAGTAAAAAGATTATGGGAAAATTCAGCGGCATATGGGCAAATTGTATGGCGGCACTTCTAGGGACGGTAACGCCCTTTTGCAGTTGTTCATCTATTCCGCTGTTCATTGGTTTTACAAGCGCAGGTCTTTCGCTGGGTGTTACGTTCTCTTTTTTGATCTCGTCTCCCATGGTGGACTTGGGCAGTCTTGTGTTGCTGATGAGTATCTTTGGAACAAAAATCGCCCTTGCTTATGTGGTTCTAGGTCTTGTTGTCGCTGTGGCAGGCGGCACGCTCATAGAAAAGCTGCAAATGGAAAAGTATATTGAAGAGTTTATTGTAAAGGCCGGCAGAGTAGACATTGAATCTCCTGATTTGACTCAAAGCCAGCGGCTGCTATATGCAAGAGAGCAAGTTTCGAGCACATTTAAAAGAGTTTTTCCTTATATTTTAGTTGGAGTAGGCATAGGTTCAATTATTCACAACTGGATACCTGAAAGCTTTATAGAAAATATACTGGGCGATAACAATCCTTTTGGCGTAATTATAGCAACATTGATAGGAGTGCCAATATATGCGGATATCTTTGGCACCATACCTATCGCAGAAGCACTGCTTTATAAGGGAGCGCAGCTTGGAACAGTGCTGTCTTTTATGATGGGGGTAACTACACTGAGCCTACCTTCCATGATAATGCTGCGCAAGGCTATAAAACCCAGATTGTTGACAGTTTTTATAGGGATTTGTACTTTTGGCATTATTTTAGTCGGATATATCTTTAATATATTTCAATATATATTTATATAA
- a CDS encoding thioredoxin family protein, which translates to MELFGKKKEEIEPCCCNCDCSDENTKIAEEKKTEGGIKILGSGCKKCNALEEAARQALAELGMDDKIDHVTDFSKIASYGVMSTPALVVDGKVVSFGKVLKKDEVVKILKEARGLN; encoded by the coding sequence ATGGAACTTTTTGGAAAGAAAAAAGAGGAAATTGAACCCTGCTGCTGCAACTGTGATTGCAGCGATGAAAACACGAAAATAGCTGAGGAGAAAAAGACTGAAGGCGGCATCAAGATACTTGGCTCAGGATGTAAAAAGTGCAATGCATTAGAAGAAGCTGCGCGGCAAGCCTTGGCCGAGTTGGGCATGGATGATAAAATCGACCATGTTACAGATTTTAGTAAGATAGCATCTTATGGAGTAATGAGCACACCCGCTCTTGTAGTAGACGGCAAAGTTGTCTCCTTTGGCAAAGTTCTAAAAAAGGATGAAGTGGTAAAAATCCTTAAAGAAGCCAGGGGCTTGAATTAA
- a CDS encoding iron-containing alcohol dehydrogenase: MWELTVNPNKVFELRCKNTTYFGVGAIHKIADILDNFKEHKITKILFVTGKGSYKVSGAWDIVKPALDERGFEYKLYDKVGPNPTVDMIDEATKLGREMGAEAIISIGGGSPADTAKSVSVLLKYTDKDARQLYTLEFVPEESVPLVVINLTHGTGTEVDRFAVATIPEKNYKPAIAYECLYPRFAIDDPALMKNLSRTQTIAVTVDAVNHVIEAATTKAASPYSILTAKETIRLVARYLPIVLKDPENLTARYYLLYASLLAGISFDNGLLHLTHALEHPLSAVKGDLSHGLGLGAILPAVIETIYPVESEVLADILYPIVPDLQGLPAEAEYAACRFEEWLFSVGCTEKLSDLGFTEEDIPKLVELVKTTPSLDGLCAMSPVPATDKVITDIFTKSLTPMHA, from the coding sequence ATGTGGGAGCTTACCGTAAATCCTAATAAAGTTTTTGAGCTAAGATGTAAGAACACAACATATTTTGGAGTTGGAGCAATCCACAAGATTGCTGATATCTTAGATAACTTTAAAGAACATAAAATAACTAAGATTTTGTTTGTCACCGGAAAAGGTTCTTATAAAGTTAGCGGAGCATGGGATATAGTAAAACCGGCATTAGATGAGAGAGGTTTTGAATACAAATTATATGACAAAGTAGGCCCTAATCCAACAGTAGATATGATTGATGAGGCGACAAAGCTAGGCAGAGAAATGGGAGCTGAAGCCATAATCAGTATCGGCGGTGGTAGTCCTGCCGATACAGCAAAAAGCGTATCAGTTCTATTAAAATATACCGATAAAGATGCAAGACAGCTCTACACTCTGGAATTTGTTCCGGAAGAATCTGTTCCGCTTGTTGTAATAAACTTGACCCATGGCACAGGGACAGAAGTCGATAGATTTGCCGTTGCAACTATTCCCGAGAAAAACTATAAACCGGCTATCGCTTATGAATGTCTGTATCCAAGGTTTGCTATAGATGATCCTGCTTTAATGAAGAATCTTTCAAGAACTCAGACCATAGCAGTTACAGTAGATGCCGTAAACCATGTTATAGAAGCAGCTACTACGAAAGCAGCCTCGCCTTATAGTATTTTAACAGCCAAAGAGACCATAAGGCTTGTGGCAAGATACTTACCTATTGTATTAAAAGATCCGGAAAATTTAACAGCTCGCTATTATTTACTATACGCATCACTTCTTGCAGGAATTTCGTTTGATAACGGATTGCTGCATTTGACACATGCGTTAGAGCATCCGCTTAGTGCTGTAAAAGGCGATCTTTCCCATGGATTAGGTCTGGGCGCTATCTTGCCGGCAGTAATTGAGACAATTTATCCTGTAGAAAGTGAAGTGCTGGCTGATATATTATACCCAATAGTTCCTGATTTACAAGGACTCCCGGCTGAGGCAGAGTATGCTGCTTGCAGGTTCGAAGAATGGCTGTTCTCGGTAGGCTGCACCGAGAAACTATCGGATCTTGGATTTACTGAAGAGGATATACCTAAATTAGTAGAACTTGTAAAAACAACACCATCATTAGACGGCCTTTGCGCTATGTCTCCTGTTCCTGCTACCGATAAAGTTATAACCGATATCTTTACTAAATCATTAACCCCCATGCATGCCTAG
- a CDS encoding ArsR/SmtB family transcription factor, giving the protein MEEKDAALICKALGDFNRLQIVEMLSDGEKCACKLLEKFDITQPTLSHHMKVLCDSGLVNARREGKWCYYSLNCDTFYDFQSYIASLSCCKSSKECRC; this is encoded by the coding sequence ATGGAAGAAAAAGATGCTGCTTTAATATGTAAAGCCCTTGGGGACTTTAACCGCCTGCAGATAGTAGAGATGCTCTCAGATGGCGAAAAATGTGCATGCAAACTACTGGAAAAGTTTGATATTACGCAGCCTACGCTATCCCACCATATGAAGGTGCTTTGCGACTCAGGCCTTGTAAATGCCCGTCGCGAAGGAAAGTGGTGCTATTATTCTCTAAACTGTGATACATTCTACGATTTTCAAAGCTATATTGCATCTCTGTCTTGTTGCAAAAGCAGTAAGGAGTGCAGATGCTGA
- a CDS encoding SIS domain-containing protein, giving the protein MLLGFDEEFLKERNAYITASAIASQPKAWKELFGYLIKNKEDFKKFLDPVFQTKNVKIILTGAGSSAFVGDCSAGYLRRALDLDAESIDSTDIAAAPENYFLKDRPTLLISYSKSGNSPESLAVIQEAQQLINNIYFLNVTCNKEGQLAKMKIGQERSMSLVLPEEANDSAYAATVSFTTMLLANLLLPYLVDKKCGADDILQILVNESKRILNEDCDKIKNIAEESYDRLHFLGSGSLKGCAREAALKSLELTQGTVNATYSSFLGLRHGQKFVINDKTILGCFVSNNAYTQKYDLDLIDEISHNKMYKGKILLFEPKALRTEEADYVVSLENKDINNLDEAFLTLLYALYAQMLGLFKSIKLGIKSDNLDPAFSIEEQAYGVVGKFKIYNL; this is encoded by the coding sequence ATGCTGTTAGGTTTTGATGAAGAATTTTTAAAAGAAAGAAATGCATATATTACAGCAAGCGCAATTGCGAGTCAGCCTAAGGCATGGAAGGAACTATTCGGGTATTTAATAAAAAACAAGGAAGACTTTAAAAAGTTTCTAGACCCAGTATTTCAGACTAAAAATGTGAAGATTATATTGACAGGAGCCGGCAGTTCAGCGTTTGTCGGCGATTGCAGCGCAGGATATTTGCGCAGGGCTTTAGATCTAGACGCAGAATCCATTGATTCTACAGACATTGCAGCGGCTCCGGAAAACTATTTTTTAAAAGATAGGCCTACTCTTTTAATATCCTATTCAAAATCAGGCAACAGTCCGGAAAGCTTAGCTGTAATACAAGAAGCTCAACAACTTATAAACAATATATATTTTCTCAATGTTACTTGCAATAAAGAAGGTCAGTTAGCAAAGATGAAAATTGGTCAAGAAAGGAGCATGTCGCTGGTGCTGCCAGAAGAGGCCAATGATTCAGCTTATGCTGCGACAGTCAGTTTTACCACTATGCTCCTTGCAAATCTGCTGCTCCCCTATCTGGTTGATAAAAAATGTGGCGCAGACGATATATTGCAAATTCTGGTAAATGAATCTAAAAGAATACTCAATGAAGACTGCGATAAGATAAAAAATATCGCGGAAGAATCCTATGATAGACTGCACTTTTTAGGAAGCGGTAGTTTAAAAGGCTGCGCAAGAGAGGCTGCCCTTAAGTCGTTAGAATTAACCCAAGGGACAGTTAATGCGACATATAGCAGCTTTTTAGGCTTAAGGCATGGACAAAAATTTGTAATAAATGATAAAACGATTCTGGGATGCTTTGTATCAAATAATGCTTATACTCAAAAATATGATTTAGATCTCATAGATGAGATAAGCCACAATAAAATGTACAAAGGGAAAATTCTACTTTTTGAGCCAAAAGCTTTGAGGACCGAAGAGGCCGATTATGTGGTTTCGCTGGAAAACAAAGATATTAATAATCTAGACGAGGCTTTTTTAACCTTGCTTTATGCTTTATATGCTCAAATGCTAGGACTTTTTAAATCAATCAAACTAGGAATAAAATCCGACAACTTAGATCCTGCATTTTCTATCGAGGAGCAGGCTTATGGTGTCGTGGGAAAGTTTAAGATATACAACTTGTGA
- the trxA gene encoding thioredoxin, whose protein sequence is MKPIVVTDDNFESEVLQAKGKVLVDFWAAWCGPCRMMSPVIEEIAAEYPGIKVCKLNVDENPNTASKFGIMSIPTLILFEDGKVAKKLIGFRPKQELVAEIGL, encoded by the coding sequence ATGAAACCTATAGTTGTTACAGACGATAATTTTGAAAGTGAAGTCCTTCAAGCAAAAGGTAAGGTATTAGTAGATTTTTGGGCAGCTTGGTGTGGTCCTTGCCGCATGATGAGCCCTGTTATTGAGGAGATAGCCGCAGAATATCCCGGAATTAAAGTCTGCAAATTAAACGTAGACGAAAATCCCAATACCGCTTCAAAATTTGGAATCATGAGCATACCCACACTTATACTTTTTGAAGACGGAAAGGTAGCTAAAAAATTAATAGGATTTAGACCAAAACAAGAATTAGTAGCTGAAATAGGACTATAG